The Tenebrio molitor chromosome 5, icTenMoli1.1, whole genome shotgun sequence genome has a segment encoding these proteins:
- the alpha-Man-IIb gene encoding alpha-mannosidase 2 gives MMSVAAKICRRMSPKTFALTAIGLTIILCVYYANYTTDIRTNQTQDNAKGNEDSGELPQPQRIFELLQRSKISTHKEFQMCPKLYPAEADVNTLDVFKDFEFQPAWMKSKEYWDKSFEDRFERQKMDAERPPLKVIIVPHSHNDPGWLKTFENYFHYVSRQIMNHMVAKLQQYKNLTFIWSEVAFLNAWWEEAHPSKQRALRNLVHSGRLEIATGGWVMTDEANAHVYAMVDQLIEGHQWVWTNLGVKPVSGWSVDPFGHGSTQPYILASSGIKGTVIQRIHYAWKQWLALKQYGDFRWVPSWSPSEPSATLLTHNQPFDIYSIKHSCGPHPYICLNFDFRKVLGEYTEYSIKAQTITDKNIKEKSELLLEQYARTGSLFPHNVVLMPLGDDFRYNVAEEWDQQYTNYIKLIDYINANKDTYKAEVLFGTPKDYFREITKRYDQYPTLKGDFFVYSDIFSEGRPAYWSGYFTTRPFMKILDRELESSLRAAEILYTIALNNARQKKLLPYVKILERDFEKLVRARRNLGLFQHHDAITGTSKSFVMRDYGLKLFEGIRDTVSIQQNSLQSLLFPKIPIKPGESIVLSDLERDSYEKLPRKTPIPVWTKQERKIVLYNSLAQPREQLVQVRTNTSNVKIVDSEGNDVAFQVNPVWDTSEGNTKLWIAADEFEVVFIAELKELSITMYGLVYSEESESKLATIYCNKCHRKASVVTNTDSTIQKQSEVLKSKFKIKNIPPGDIQLENHKFKILFNGNTGFMKTVTRKHSPKIMQCGIQFAAYRSAQFHSGAYLFMPDPNERDIEKDVLQQYKDQMSIIITSGSVSSEITVVYGPFLVHSVTIYHLEKSSLADGIYIESTVDFENPPKNRETELFMRVVSDVQNGEPPEFYTDQNGFQIQKRTKVEKIGIEGNYFPITTMAYIQDDNIRLSLLTDHAQGAASWQPGFLEVMLDRRTLYDDSRGMGEGLVDNKKTVNKFWLLIEDVVHLKSDKKGHPRRFENSDDTFEKGDVIRSFNVPTDPAEPAKLESYSIPSLYANQMSNILNYPAGIFILDHEHQKNVDKNMQLISKQFPCDTHLMTLRTQPDSVYSQFPSSSALLVLHRQGYDCAVSSNFTCNLSKFESAFEHVVVKEIQAKSLTGIDNLPDNIQQLSDIYVESMTLKTFNMTFV, from the exons CCCGCTTGGATGAAAAGCAAGGAGTATTGGGACAAATCTTTCGAAGATCGTTTTGAACGACAAAAGATGGACGCGGAGAGGCCCCCCTTGAAG GTCATAATAGTTCCTCATTCCCATAACGACCCGGGATGGCTGAAAACCTTCGAAAACTATTTCCACTACGTCTCCCGTCAAATAATGAACCACATGGTGGCGAAATTGCAACAGTACAAAAATCTCACTTTCATATGGTCGGAGGTGGCGTTTCTGAACGCCTGGTGGGAAGAAGCGCATCCCAGCAAACAGCGAGCCCTTCGCAACCTGGTCCATTCGGGAAGACTCGAAATTGCAACGGGAGGATGGGTGATGACTGACGAAGCCAACGCCCACGTTTACGCCATGGTAGACCAACTGATAGAAG GTCACCAGTGGGTGTGGACAAATTTGGGTGTCAAACCTGTCTCGGGTTGGTCGGTTGACCCCTTCGGTCATGGCAGCACCCAGCCGTACATTCTTGCCTCTTCGGGGATTAAAGGTACAGTAATCCAGCGCATCCATTACGCGTGGAAGCAATGGTTGGCTTTGAAACAATACGGGGATTTTCGATGGGTGCCCAGCTGGAGTCCCTCAGAGCCGTCAGCCACACTGTTAACCCACAATCAACCCTTCGACATATACTCGATCAAACACAGTTGCGGACCTCACCCCTACATCTGCCTTAATTTCGATTTTAGGAAAGTTCTAGGAGAGTACACCGAATATTCGATAAAAGCGCAAACCATAaccgataaaaatattaaagagAAAAGCGAGTTATTATTAGAGCAGTACGCTAGGACCGGATCGTTGTTTCCACATAACGTAGTGTTAATGCCTCTCGGCGACGATTTCCGGTACAACGTGGCGGAAGAATGGGACCAACAATACACAAACTATATCAAACTGATCGATTATATCAACGCTAATAAGGACACCTACAAAGCTGAGGTTCTTTTTGGTACTCCCAAAGATTATTTCCGTGAGATTACGAAGCGTTACGATCAATATCCGACTCTAAAAGGCGATTTCTTCGTTTACTCGGATATATTTTCCGAGGGAAGACCCGCATACTGGTCAGGCTATTTCACCACGCGACCCTTCATGAAGATCCTAGATCGAGAATTAGAAAGTAGCTTGCGAGCGGCCGAAATACTCTACACGATAGCTTTAAACAACGCCAGACAGAAGAAATTGCTACCTTACGTGAAGATCTTGGAGCGAGATTTCGAGAAGTTGGTCCGAGCAAGGCGAAACTTGGGTCTATTTCAGCATCACGACGCAATCACCGGCACAAGCAAATCTTTCGTGATGCGCGATTACGGCCTAAAGTTGTTCGAAGGCATCCGCGATACCGTCAGTATTCAACAGAATTCTTTACAGAGCTTATTGTTCCCCAAGATTCCTATAAAACCAGGCGAAAGCATCGTATTGAGCGACCTAGAAAGGGACTCGTATGAAAAGCTACCTAGAAAGACTCCGATTCCGGTGTGGACGAAACAAGAACGGAAAATCGTCCTGTACAATTCACTGGCGCAGCCTCGAGAACAATTAGTTCAAGTTAGGACCAACACGAGTAACGTTAAGATTGTTGACAGCGAAGGGAACGACGTCGCGTTTCAGGTTAATCCCGTTTGGGACACCTCGGAGGGCAACACGAAGTTATGGATTGCCGCGGACGAGTTTGAAGTGGTCTTTATAGCGGAGCTGAAAGAGCTGTCGATTACAATGTACGGATTGGTCTATTCGGAAGAGAGCGAGTCGAAACTGGCGACGATTTATTGCAACAAGTGTCACAGAAAGGCCAGCGTAGTCACAAACACCGATAGTACAATTCAGAAACAAAGCGaagttttaaaatcaaaatttaagaTCAAAAATATTCCTCCGGGTGATATACAGTTAGAgaatcacaaatttaaaattttattcaatggGAATACAGGGTTTATGAAAACAGTCACCAGGAAGCACAGTCCAAAAATAATGCAGTGCGGAATACAGTTTGCCGCATACCGTAGTGCGCAGTTTCATTCCGGCGCTTATTTATTCATGCCGGATCCCAACGAGCGGGACATAGAAAAGGACGTTTTGCAACAATACAAAGACCAAATGAGCATCATTATAACTTCTGGGTCCGTCTCCAGCGAGATCACCGTCGTCTACGGACCGTTCCTGGTACACAGCGTCACGATTTATCACTTGGAGAAATCGAGTTTAGCCGACGGCATCTACATAGAAAGCACCGTGGATTTCGAGAACCCGCCGAAAAATCGCGAAACCGAGCTGTTCATGAGGGTGGTATCCGACGTGCAGAACGGAGAGCCTCCCGAATTCTACACCGACCAGAACGGCTTCCAAATACAGAAGCGCACCAAAGTGGAGAAAATCGGTATCGAAGGGAATTACTTCCCCATCACCACCATGGCGTACATACAAGACGACAACATCAGGCTGAGCCTGCTGACCGATCACGCACAGGGTGCAGCCAGTTGGCAGCCGGGTTTCCTCGAGGTCATGCTCGACAGAAGGACGCTTTACGACGACTCGAGAGGAATGGGCGAGGGTCTCGTCGACaacaaaaaaactgttaataAATTCTGGCTCCTGATCGAGGACGTGGTTCACTTGAAAAGCGACAAGAAGGGGCATCCCAGGCGGTTCGAGAACTCCGACGACACTTTCGAAAAAGGCGACGTTATTAGATCGTTTAACGTACCGACGGATCCTGCAGAACCTGCCAAGCTGGAAAGTTATTCGATACCGTCGCTGTACGCGAATCAGATGTCAAATATATTAAATTATCCGGCGGGGATCTTCATTTTGGACCATGAACATCAGAAAAACGTCGACAAGAATATGCAGTTGATTAGTAAGCAGTTCCCGTGTGATACTCACTTGATGACATTGCGAACGCAACCAGATTCGGTATACTCTCAGTTTCCTtcgtctagtgcattgttagTGTTACACAGGCAGGGATACGACTGTGCTGTGAGTAGCAATTTTACTTGTAATTTGTCCAAGTTTGAAAGTGCGTTCGAACATGTCGTGGTTAAAGAGATTCAAGCTAAATCATTGACCGGTATTGATAATTTGCCAGACAACATACAACAACTGAGTGATATTTACGTTGAATCCATGACTTTAAAGACTTTTAACATGACCTTTGTATAG